From the Arcobacter sp. CECT 8986 genome, one window contains:
- a CDS encoding phosphoadenylyl-sulfate reductase encodes MEIINKLNEELKDVSTLEVIEYFLKEYKDKIALASSLGAEDQVLTDMILKTDKDAKIFTLDTGRLNPETYNVMDATNLKYSVKLDVYFPKLENVENLYKTQGVNGHFESIDNRKNCCKIRKIEPLKRALKGLDVWFTGLRSSQSVTREEMKLVEWDEAFGLIKVNPLINWSEDDVWTYIKENSVPYNKLHDQGYPSIGCAPCTRAVKDGEDIRAGRWWWENPEHKECGLHKK; translated from the coding sequence ATGGAAATTATTAATAAATTAAATGAAGAATTAAAAGATGTTTCAACATTAGAAGTGATTGAGTATTTTTTAAAAGAGTACAAAGATAAAATTGCACTAGCTTCAAGTTTAGGAGCTGAAGATCAAGTTTTAACGGATATGATTTTAAAAACAGATAAAGATGCGAAAATTTTCACTTTAGATACAGGAAGATTAAATCCAGAAACATACAATGTAATGGATGCAACAAATCTAAAATATTCAGTAAAACTTGATGTTTATTTTCCGAAGTTAGAAAATGTTGAAAACTTATATAAAACTCAAGGTGTAAATGGTCACTTTGAAAGTATAGATAATAGAAAAAACTGCTGTAAAATAAGAAAAATCGAACCTTTAAAAAGAGCATTAAAAGGACTTGATGTTTGGTTTACTGGACTTAGAAGTTCTCAAAGTGTTACAAGAGAAGAGATGAAATTAGTTGAATGGGATGAAGCTTTTGGTTTAATCAAAGTGAACCCTTTAATTAATTGGAGTGAAGATGATGTTTGGACATATATCAAAGAAAATAGTGTTCCTTATAACAAACTTCATGACCAAGGATATCCAAGTATTGGATGTGCACCCTGTACCAGAGCCGTTAAGGACGGTGAAGATATTAGAGCCGGAAGATGGTGGTGGGAGAACCCTGAACACAAAGAGTGTGGTTTACATAAAAAATAG
- a CDS encoding DUF2061 domain-containing protein yields the protein MHEKPYRSIVKSLSWRTLGTMDTMIISYFITGNFVMAASIGSIEVFTKMVLYYFHERAWNKIPLGRIEPTQNDYQI from the coding sequence ATGCATGAAAAACCCTACAGATCAATAGTAAAATCACTATCATGGAGAACATTGGGTACAATGGATACTATGATTATCTCTTATTTTATTACTGGTAATTTTGTTATGGCAGCATCTATTGGCTCTATCGAAGTTTTTACAAAGATGGTTTTATATTATTTTCATGAAAGAGCTTGGAATAAAATTCCACTTGGTAGAATAGAACCAACACAAAATGATTATCAAATTTAG
- the cysD gene encoding sulfate adenylyltransferase subunit CysD, translated as MLDTKRLTHLKQLEAESIHIIREVVAEFNNPAMLYSIGKDSAVMLHLAIKAFAPAKLPFPLLHVDTTWKFKEMIEFRDKRAKELGVELLVHINQDGVKQGVGPFTHGSAVHTDIMKTQGLKQALNKYKFDAVFGGARRDEEKSRAKERIYSFRDKNHRWDPKNQRPELWNIYNGRVHKDESIRVFPLSNWTELDIWQYIYLEQIPIVPLYFAKKRPVVVKDGVKIMVDDDRMPIEEGEEIKEEMVRFRTLGCYPLTGAVDSSATTLPEIIQEMLLTKTSERQGRVIDQDQAGSMEKKKIEGYF; from the coding sequence ATGTTAGATACGAAAAGATTAACTCACTTAAAACAATTAGAAGCTGAGTCAATTCATATTATTAGAGAAGTTGTAGCAGAATTTAATAACCCTGCAATGCTTTATTCAATTGGTAAAGATTCTGCTGTGATGCTTCACTTAGCAATCAAAGCCTTTGCTCCTGCAAAGTTACCTTTCCCTTTACTTCATGTTGATACGACATGGAAATTTAAAGAGATGATTGAGTTTAGAGATAAAAGAGCAAAAGAGCTTGGTGTTGAATTACTTGTTCATATTAATCAAGATGGTGTTAAACAAGGTGTAGGGCCTTTTACTCATGGTAGTGCAGTTCATACAGATATTATGAAAACACAAGGTTTAAAACAAGCATTAAACAAATATAAATTTGATGCAGTTTTTGGTGGAGCTAGACGTGATGAAGAGAAAAGTAGAGCAAAAGAGAGAATCTACTCATTTAGAGATAAAAATCACAGATGGGACCCAAAAAACCAAAGACCTGAACTTTGGAATATCTATAATGGAAGAGTTCACAAAGATGAATCAATAAGAGTATTTCCTCTTTCAAACTGGACAGAGTTAGATATTTGGCAATATATCTATTTAGAACAAATTCCTATTGTTCCTTTATATTTTGCTAAAAAAAGACCTGTTGTTGTAAAAGATGGTGTAAAAATCATGGTAGATGATGACAGAATGCCTATTGAAGAAGGTGAAGAGATTAAAGAAGAGATGGTTAGATTTAGAACCTTAGGTTGTTATCCATTAACTGGTGCAGTAGATAGTTCAGCAACTACTTTACCTGAAATTATCCAAGAGATGTTACTTACTAAAACAAGTGAGAGACAAGGAAGAGTTATTGACCAAGACCAAGCAGGGTCAATGGAAAAGAAAAAAATAGAGGGGTATTTTTAA
- the cysN gene encoding sulfate adenylyltransferase subunit CysN, with protein sequence MSHQSDLIESNIEQYLKEHENKELLKFITCGSVDDGKSTLIGRLLHDSKMIFEDQLAAIKRDSKKTNTTDKEFDLALLVDGLQSEREQGITIDVAYRYFSTDKRKFIIADTPGHEQYTRNMATGASTADLAIILIDARYGVQTQTKRHSFITKLLGIKNIVVAVNKMDLVDFSEDRFNEIKKDYVEFAKELGLENIILVPISALNGDNVVNRSKLSPWYKGETLMSTLETIEISKDRDLAHFRMPVQYVNRPNLDFRGFCGTIASGVISVGDEITVLPSGKTSKVKEIVTYEGNLEYAYVEQAITLTLEDEIDISRGDIIVKSDEQPNHASSLDVDVVWMSDEPLTKGKSYYIKRATTFTSGSVESFYYKTDVNTLEKDENASVLNLNEIAHVKLNLEQEVAFDSYEKNKTMGSFIIIDRITNNTVGAGMIRNKSKEQSKTESNYSDFEIEFNALVRKHFPHWDAKVIK encoded by the coding sequence ATGTCACATCAATCAGATTTAATAGAATCAAATATTGAACAATATTTAAAAGAACATGAAAATAAAGAGTTATTAAAATTTATTACTTGTGGTAGTGTTGATGATGGTAAATCAACTCTAATTGGTAGACTTTTACATGATTCAAAAATGATTTTCGAAGACCAATTAGCAGCAATAAAAAGAGACTCTAAAAAAACAAATACAACTGATAAAGAGTTTGACTTAGCACTATTAGTTGATGGATTACAAAGTGAAAGAGAACAAGGTATTACTATTGATGTAGCATACAGATATTTTAGTACTGATAAAAGAAAATTTATTATTGCGGATACTCCAGGTCATGAACAATATACAAGAAACATGGCAACTGGTGCATCAACTGCAGATTTAGCAATTATTTTAATTGATGCTAGATATGGAGTTCAAACACAAACAAAAAGACACTCATTTATTACTAAACTATTAGGTATTAAAAATATCGTAGTTGCTGTTAATAAAATGGACTTAGTTGATTTTAGTGAAGATAGATTCAATGAAATCAAAAAAGATTATGTTGAGTTTGCAAAAGAGTTAGGACTTGAAAATATTATATTAGTTCCTATTTCTGCACTTAATGGAGATAATGTAGTTAACAGAAGTAAATTATCACCTTGGTACAAAGGTGAAACTCTAATGAGTACACTTGAAACTATTGAAATTTCGAAAGATAGAGATTTAGCTCACTTTAGAATGCCTGTTCAATATGTAAATAGACCAAACTTAGACTTTAGAGGTTTTTGTGGGACAATTGCTTCTGGTGTAATTTCAGTAGGAGATGAAATAACTGTTCTTCCTTCTGGTAAAACATCAAAAGTAAAAGAGATTGTTACATATGAAGGTAATTTAGAGTATGCATATGTAGAACAAGCAATTACATTAACATTAGAAGATGAAATAGATATTAGTAGAGGTGATATCATTGTAAAAAGTGATGAGCAACCAAATCATGCTAGTAGCTTAGATGTTGATGTTGTATGGATGAGTGATGAGCCTTTAACAAAAGGAAAATCTTATTATATTAAAAGAGCAACAACTTTTACTTCAGGTAGTGTTGAGTCATTTTATTACAAAACTGATGTTAATACTCTTGAAAAAGATGAAAATGCAAGTGTATTAAATCTAAATGAAATTGCTCATGTAAAATTAAACCTAGAACAAGAAGTGGCATTTGATTCTTATGAAAAAAATAAAACTATGGGAAGTTTTATAATCATTGATAGAATTACAAATAATACTGTTGGTGCAGGTATGATAAGAAATAAATCAAAAGAGCAATCAAAAACTGAATCTAACTACTCTGATTTTGAGATTGAATTCAATGCTTTAGTTAGAAAACACTTTCCTCATTGGGATGCAAAAGTTATAAAATAG